Proteins from a genomic interval of Paenibacillus sp. RC334:
- a CDS encoding 5'-methylthioadenosine/adenosylhomocysteine nucleosidase, which yields MSIAIIGAMEEEIAGLKAQIEGISMTRIANGIFYTGRLQGKEVVLLQSGIGKANAALTTALLIERFNPELVINTGSAGGLDPALRVGDVVVATELTYSDVDGTAFGYTYGQVPQMPASYPVEQALLDFATETLAETKIEGQIVTGLITTADSFIYQAERVHFIRSQFPEAKVTDMEGTAVVQTAYQFGVPFLAVRSLSDLAGAEAAGTFDSNLDLAATNSAAVVVALVAAYDNFSESSGR from the coding sequence GTGAGTATAGCCATTATCGGAGCCATGGAAGAAGAAATAGCAGGTTTGAAAGCGCAGATCGAAGGGATAAGCATGACCCGGATCGCGAATGGAATTTTTTATACAGGTCGTCTTCAGGGCAAGGAAGTTGTTCTGCTGCAATCGGGAATTGGTAAAGCGAACGCAGCCTTGACTACGGCGCTGCTGATTGAGCGCTTTAACCCGGAGCTTGTCATTAATACCGGGTCTGCTGGCGGGCTTGATCCAGCGCTTCGTGTTGGGGATGTCGTAGTGGCGACCGAGCTGACTTACAGCGATGTGGATGGAACGGCGTTCGGCTATACCTACGGGCAGGTGCCACAGATGCCGGCAAGTTATCCGGTGGAGCAAGCGCTGCTTGATTTTGCGACAGAAACTCTGGCAGAAACCAAGATTGAGGGGCAGATCGTTACCGGGTTGATTACGACAGCAGACTCCTTTATCTATCAAGCGGAGCGGGTCCATTTTATTCGCAGCCAGTTTCCGGAAGCCAAGGTGACGGATATGGAAGGGACCGCGGTCGTCCAGACAGCGTATCAGTTTGGTGTCCCATTTTTGGCTGTTCGTTCTCTGTCTGATCTTGCCGGCGCAGAAGCAGCAGGTACTTTTGACTCCAATCTTGACTTGGCTGCGACCAACTCGGCAGCCGTGGTTGTAGCTCTTGTAGCTGCATACGATAATTTTAGTGAATCTAGCGGACGTTAG
- a CDS encoding MetQ/NlpA family ABC transporter substrate-binding protein, producing MKKKWVPFILLVGAVALFISGCGSKNTTGNAASEEKKTLHISFNPGPYSDQFKNGVAPYLEKKGYKITYKEFTDGVQPNVAVANGDIDANVFQHSLYLDSMNKRENIDLIGAVQVPTPPMGLYSSKHTSLDEVSNGAQINLPNEPVNMLRALNILKEVGWITLKDNIDPLQTSVNDIISNPHHLQFVATDPAQGPRALEDVDFAAIQGNFAVSNGMKLTSALQLEKMTDPFTNVVAVDSKNKDKPFVKDIIEGYHSDEFQKYIKSNPVYEGYKLPSYFK from the coding sequence ATGAAGAAAAAATGGGTTCCATTTATACTGCTGGTGGGAGCAGTCGCACTTTTTATCTCTGGCTGTGGCAGTAAGAATACGACGGGAAATGCTGCGAGTGAAGAAAAGAAGACACTGCATATCAGTTTTAATCCAGGTCCTTATAGTGATCAGTTCAAGAATGGAGTGGCTCCGTATTTGGAGAAGAAGGGCTACAAGATTACATATAAAGAATTTACAGACGGCGTTCAGCCCAATGTAGCTGTGGCTAATGGAGATATTGATGCTAATGTGTTCCAACATTCGCTCTATCTGGATTCTATGAATAAGCGGGAGAATATTGATCTGATTGGAGCTGTGCAGGTTCCGACTCCGCCAATGGGATTGTACTCCAGCAAGCATACCAGCCTTGACGAAGTCAGCAACGGTGCTCAAATCAACCTGCCGAACGAGCCAGTCAATATGTTGCGTGCGCTGAATATTTTAAAGGAAGTGGGCTGGATTACGTTAAAGGATAATATTGATCCACTGCAAACCTCGGTGAACGACATTATCTCTAATCCGCATCATTTGCAATTTGTGGCGACCGACCCTGCACAGGGACCGCGCGCACTGGAGGATGTTGATTTTGCCGCTATTCAGGGGAACTTTGCCGTTTCGAATGGAATGAAGCTGACCTCGGCATTGCAGCTTGAAAAAATGACAGACCCGTTCACGAACGTGGTCGCTGTGGATAGCAAGAACAAGGACAAGCCATTCGTCAAAGACATCATTGAGGGGTATCATTCGGATGAATTCCAAAAGTACATCAAATCGAATCCGGTTTATGAAGGCTATAAGCTGCCAAGCTATTTCAAATAA
- a CDS encoding aminotransferase class I/II-fold pyridoxal phosphate-dependent enzyme — MIFSSSDLVKALPDNYFSAIDDKVNLYKSRGIDVINLAAGNPDQQTPAHIISALKEAVDQPVNQGYPPFHGKKSTLEAVAAFYKREYQVELDPDREVAVFNGSAIGVMGIPQALLNPGDWLLTTDPAYPQYVSAAALARARIHTIPLHEKDRFLPDYTTVPEEIAQQVKLLMINYPNNPTGAVATTDFLTKTLDYAAEYCFPVMNDFAYGALGFEGHKPLSLLQIPGGKECGVETYTASKTYNMAGWRFGFAVGNASVIGALKHYHTHAYSTVFGAVQDAGAAALLGSQEPVRELAALYERRRDVLIAALRGIGWDVAAPKGTFFAWFKVSEGYTSASFADFLLDEAHVAVAPGEGFGLAGASYVRVSLVNSEERLLEAVQRIAATGIFKK, encoded by the coding sequence GTGATTTTTTCATCCTCTGATCTCGTCAAGGCGCTGCCTGACAACTATTTTAGCGCAATTGACGACAAAGTGAATCTGTATAAAAGCAGAGGAATAGATGTAATCAATTTGGCAGCCGGCAACCCGGATCAGCAGACACCGGCGCATATCATCAGCGCTTTGAAGGAAGCAGTTGATCAACCGGTAAATCAGGGCTACCCGCCTTTTCACGGGAAAAAAAGCACACTGGAGGCAGTCGCCGCGTTCTATAAACGGGAGTATCAGGTGGAGCTTGATCCCGATCGGGAGGTTGCCGTATTCAACGGCTCCGCCATAGGCGTAATGGGGATTCCGCAGGCATTGCTAAATCCCGGTGACTGGTTGCTGACCACCGACCCGGCATACCCGCAATATGTTTCCGCTGCTGCGCTGGCAAGAGCCCGTATCCATACGATTCCGCTCCATGAGAAGGATAGATTTTTGCCTGATTATACCACGGTGCCGGAAGAAATCGCCCAACAGGTCAAATTGCTCATGATTAATTATCCGAACAATCCGACTGGCGCCGTGGCTACTACGGATTTTCTGACGAAGACGTTGGACTATGCCGCTGAGTACTGTTTTCCGGTTATGAACGATTTTGCTTACGGTGCCCTTGGGTTTGAGGGGCATAAGCCGCTCAGTCTATTGCAAATCCCCGGCGGCAAGGAATGTGGTGTCGAGACGTATACGGCTTCCAAAACGTACAACATGGCGGGCTGGCGTTTCGGCTTTGCTGTTGGAAACGCATCTGTCATCGGTGCGCTCAAGCATTATCATACGCATGCCTACAGCACTGTTTTTGGAGCGGTACAGGATGCGGGAGCGGCGGCATTGCTGGGCTCGCAGGAGCCGGTGCGGGAGCTGGCTGCATTATATGAACGGCGACGTGATGTTCTCATTGCGGCGTTGCGTGGTATTGGCTGGGATGTAGCCGCACCCAAAGGAACTTTTTTCGCCTGGTTCAAGGTGTCTGAGGGCTATACCTCCGCTTCTTTTGCGGACTTTTTATTAGACGAGGCCCATGTTGCAGTGGCTCCCGGCGAAGGCTTTGGTCTTGCCGGAGCATCCTATGTGCGGGTGAGTCTGGTGAACAGTGAAGAACGGCTACTGGAGGCGGTGCAGAGAATAGCCGCAACGGGCATTTTTAAAAAATAA